In Thermodesulfobacteriota bacterium, the sequence ATAGTAGTTTTTAGCAAAACCGAAAAACAGTTCAAACATTTCAGCGGGTAAAAATTTAATGATATACTGGCCCAAAACAGCAGGGGCAGAGCCAAGGAGAAACAGAAAAAAGTACATCAAAAGATAGCCGCGGCCGATCCGAAAAGCCAGTCTGGTAAAAACCACCGGATTAACTGCATGCAAAAGGCTGTTGGTGGTAACCAGAAGTATGATTATGGCCGGAACATAAAAAAGGGCAAATATGAGAAATAGAACAGCCACAATGATACCGGCTGTGGGAATCAGCCAGGCAAATATAAACCCGATAATGATATAGATGGCAATCTGTTTGAACACCTGCATAAAATCTTCCGAAATCGTTTCTGAAGTAATCTTAGGCGGTGTAAGGTCTCCATGTGCAGTGGTTTTAAGTGCAGCAAAAGAATACTTAAACAGGATCCCCCATAGTACAATTTTGAGTAGTAAACCGATGATGGAAAGCTTGGAAAGAATCAGACCGGCTACGGACAGTATCACAATTAATGCCAGTGGCTGCAGTGAAAAGGGGTAGGTGAAAAATTTAGGCAGTCTGCTCCAGAATGGTTCAATGATGTTGGCAACTCCGACCCAGCTGGCCTCGACATTGCACTTGGGGCATAAATGAATGCTTTCATTTTTAAGAGCGCCAACTTTTTTCCTGGCCACAATACAATCCGGGCAAAAGTACGAGCCACACTTCGGGCAATTCCAGTAAGCCGGTTTGGTCGCATGGTATTCGCAGAATTGTTTCATGGCTGGCGCATCAAATATGTTAAGAACAAAGCATAACAAATTTACAAAACGATTTATTATTACATATTTAGCCGGGTTGAGGCAAGCAATAAAAATTATTATGGCAAATAATACCGTGTGATATGGGTCAGGTCAGAGACAAACGGCCAGACCGAATGGATTAACCCATGTTACAAGTTACGGGTTGCGAGTTATAAAATGAATTCTAGCTAATTTTTAATAGAAAAAATGGTAATATTTCCCATTGCTATGACTTTACAACTATTTGAAGTTGTTATATTATTCGTGTTTGGTGCCTCAATTTTTTTTAACTCGTAACCCGCAACCCGCAACTTGTGGTGTATACTATGGAACCCTTTACAGGGGTAATCAAAGCCAGTACCTCTGGTTCCGGATATTTATTTTGTGTTATTTGCCGCTTTGTGATTAGTAACTACTTAGGTGTTTAGGTTGAAGACTAAAGACGGTTAGGGAAAAGCGTATTTTAAAGCCATGTTTGATGTAAGAATCACATTCCGCCAAAGTACTGCAATCGTACTTTTCTGACCCCTTCAGCCTGACTACGTAAGTAGTCACATAAATTTCTGAAAAATGGCGAAAAAGACAGTCATGAAATCATCTTTGCCCATTGTCATTTCTGCATCCAGAAGAACCGATATACCCGCTTTTTATATGCCGTGGTTTATGGACCGGATAGAAAAGGGGAGTTTTGCGGTCACAAATCCGTATAATAGGCACGTTTCCCATGTACCTGTCACCCGTGAAAAGGTTCACAGTATTGTATTCTGGTCAAAAAATTTCAGGCCGTTTATGGAAAACGGTTATGGGGATGAGCTGCAGAAAAGGGGATATCATCTGTTCTTTAATTTCACCATAAATTCTCACTCACCTTTGCTTGAACCGAATTTACCTTGTTTGACCGATAGTCTGGATCAGCTTGAATCTCTTTGTCGCCGTTTTGGTTCAA encodes:
- a CDS encoding tetratricopeptide repeat protein codes for the protein MKQFCEYHATKPAYWNCPKCGSYFCPDCIVARKKVGALKNESIHLCPKCNVEASWVGVANIIEPFWSRLPKFFTYPFSLQPLALIVILSVAGLILSKLSIIGLLLKIVLWGILFKYSFAALKTTAHGDLTPPKITSETISEDFMQVFKQIAIYIIIGFIFAWLIPTAGIIVAVLFLIFALFYVPAIIILLVTTNSLLHAVNPVVFTRLAFRIGRGYLLMYFFLFLLGSAPAVLGQYIIKFLPAEMFELFFGFAKNYYTIISYHLMGYVILQYHEEIGYQVDYEDFKESAVKTSEIEKDETTNMLNRVNIMIKDGRLDDAISFIADTAKTHPITDVTLSERYLNLLIMKKRKPEILKHCKAHLDLLAHKNLKIKACEIYTKCLAMNQKFISTSFALFKIGGWLNETGKIKEAIRTYNSMIKAFPDDVLVPKAYYRCAQIFHDRLMDPSRAKKILSALLKKYPEHEIIPQVKNYLKHMEI